A window from Citrobacter amalonaticus encodes these proteins:
- the rfaH gene encoding transcription/translation regulatory transformer protein RfaH — protein MQSWYLLYCKRGQLQRAQEHLERQAVSCLTPMITLEKMVRGKRTAVSEPLFPNYLFVEFDPEVIHTTTINATRGVSHFVRFGASPAIVPATVIHQLSVYKPEGIVDPETPYPGDRVVITEGAFEGLQAIFTEPDGEARSMLLLNLLNKEVKQSVKNTGFRKL, from the coding sequence ATGCAATCCTGGTATTTACTGTACTGCAAACGCGGGCAACTTCAGCGTGCTCAGGAACACCTCGAAAGACAGGCAGTGAGCTGCCTGACACCGATGATCACCCTGGAAAAAATGGTGCGTGGAAAACGTACTGCAGTCAGCGAACCCCTGTTCCCTAACTATCTGTTCGTGGAATTTGACCCGGAAGTGATTCATACCACGACGATCAATGCCACGCGCGGCGTCAGCCATTTTGTCCGCTTTGGCGCATCACCGGCAATTGTCCCTGCTACGGTGATTCACCAGCTCTCCGTCTATAAGCCAGAAGGCATTGTCGACCCTGAAACGCCTTACCCCGGCGACCGAGTGGTCATCACGGAAGGGGCTTTTGAAGGCCTGCAGGCGATCTTCACTGAACCGGACGGTGAAGCGCGTTCCATGCTGCTGCTCAACCTGTTGAATAAAGAGGTGAAGCAGAGCGTGAAAAACACCGGTTTCCGTAAGCTTTAA
- the tatD gene encoding 3'-5' ssDNA/RNA exonuclease TatD — protein MFDIGVNLTSSQFLKDRDEVVARARAAGVKGLLLTGTNLHESQQAQRLAHIYPHCWSTAGVHPHDSSQWQPATEEAIVSLASMPEVVAIGECGLDFNRNFSTPQEQERAFDAQLRIAAELQMPVFMHCRDAHARFLTLLDPWLDKLPGAVLHCFTGTREEMQDCIDRGLHIGITGWVCDERRGLELRELLPFIPAEQLLIETDAPYLLPRDLSPKPASRRNEPAYLPHILERIAHWRGDDPQWLSATTDANVRTLFGMSF, from the coding sequence ATGTTTGATATCGGCGTTAATTTAACCAGCTCGCAGTTTTTAAAAGACCGTGATGAGGTTGTGGCTCGCGCGAGGGCCGCTGGCGTGAAGGGCCTGCTTCTCACCGGCACAAACCTGCATGAAAGCCAACAGGCGCAACGACTGGCGCACATTTATCCTCACTGTTGGTCAACGGCCGGTGTTCACCCGCACGACAGTAGCCAATGGCAGCCTGCCACAGAGGAGGCGATTGTGTCGCTGGCGTCAATGCCTGAGGTCGTGGCGATTGGCGAATGTGGCCTTGATTTCAATCGTAATTTTTCCACTCCGCAGGAACAAGAGCGGGCGTTTGATGCGCAGTTGCGTATCGCTGCTGAGTTACAGATGCCGGTTTTTATGCATTGTCGTGATGCGCATGCACGATTTCTGACGCTGCTGGATCCGTGGCTGGACAAACTCCCGGGTGCGGTGCTGCACTGCTTTACCGGCACGCGTGAAGAAATGCAGGACTGTATCGACAGAGGATTACATATCGGCATTACAGGCTGGGTCTGTGATGAGCGTCGTGGGCTGGAACTGCGCGAATTGCTACCGTTTATTCCGGCCGAACAGTTGCTGATTGAAACCGATGCGCCGTATCTGTTGCCGCGCGATCTCTCGCCGAAACCCGCATCGCGACGTAACGAACCGGCATATCTGCCACATATTCTTGAGCGTATCGCCCACTGGCGCGGAGACGATCCGCAGTGGCTTTCCGCCACAACGGATGCGAACGTCAGGACACTGTTTGGAATGTCGTTTTAA
- the tatC gene encoding Sec-independent protein translocase subunit TatC → MAVEDTQPLITHLIELRKRLLNCIIAVIVIFLALVYFANDIYHLVSSPLIKQLPQGATMIATDVASPFFTPIKLTFMVSLILSAPVILYQVWAFIAPALYKHERRMVVPLLISSSLLFYIGMAFAYFVVFPLAFGFLANTAPEGVQVSTDIASYLSFVMALFMAFGVSFEVPVAIVLLCWMGVTTPEDLRKKRPYVLVGAFVVGMLLTPPDVFSQTLLAIPMYFLFEVGVFFSRFYVGKRQTRDEDNEAESEAEAEKAEKTEE, encoded by the coding sequence ATGGCTGTAGAAGATACTCAACCGCTTATCACGCACCTGATTGAGCTGCGTAAACGTCTGCTTAACTGCATTATTGCGGTTATCGTGATTTTTCTGGCATTGGTCTATTTTGCCAATGACATCTATCACCTGGTTTCCTCGCCGCTTATCAAACAGTTGCCGCAGGGCGCAACCATGATCGCGACGGATGTCGCATCACCGTTCTTCACCCCGATCAAATTAACCTTCATGGTGTCGCTGATCCTGTCAGCACCGGTGATCCTTTATCAGGTCTGGGCGTTTATCGCGCCAGCGCTGTATAAGCATGAACGCCGCATGGTGGTACCGTTACTGATCTCCAGCTCGTTACTGTTCTATATCGGCATGGCGTTTGCCTACTTTGTCGTGTTCCCGCTGGCGTTTGGCTTCCTTGCCAATACCGCGCCGGAAGGTGTGCAGGTCTCGACGGATATTGCCAGCTATCTGAGCTTTGTCATGGCGCTGTTTATGGCGTTCGGGGTCTCGTTTGAGGTGCCCGTTGCCATCGTGCTGCTTTGCTGGATGGGGGTGACGACACCGGAAGATTTGCGTAAAAAACGGCCTTATGTGTTAGTTGGCGCGTTTGTGGTAGGGATGTTGCTGACGCCGCCGGATGTTTTTTCGCAGACGTTACTGGCGATTCCGATGTACTTCCTGTTTGAGGTCGGCGTTTTCTTCTCACGTTTCTATGTCGGTAAGCGACAGACACGGGATGAAGATAACGAGGCGGAATCAGAAGCCGAAGCTGAGAAAGCCGAGAAGACAGAAGAGTAA
- the tatB gene encoding Sec-independent protein translocase protein TatB, which translates to MFDIGFSELLLVFIIGLVVLGPQRLPVAVKTIAGWVRALRSLATTVQNELTQELKLQEFQDSLKKVEKASLENLTPELKASMDELRQAAESMKRSYSANEPEKASDEAHTIHNPVVKGNEEQHEGVTPATAEVQASAPEQAPEIVGETSPAVNVKDAEPKTAAPVAGSSPTSSDKP; encoded by the coding sequence GTGTTTGATATCGGCTTTAGCGAACTGTTACTGGTGTTTATTATCGGCCTCGTCGTACTGGGGCCGCAGCGATTGCCGGTAGCCGTCAAAACGATAGCTGGCTGGGTACGCGCATTGCGATCCCTTGCGACCACCGTTCAGAATGAACTGACCCAGGAGCTTAAGCTCCAGGAGTTTCAGGACAGCCTGAAAAAGGTTGAGAAAGCGAGCCTGGAAAATCTGACTCCCGAGCTGAAAGCCTCAATGGATGAACTGCGCCAGGCGGCGGAGTCAATGAAACGTTCCTATAGCGCGAACGAGCCCGAAAAAGCGAGCGACGAAGCGCACACCATCCATAACCCGGTGGTGAAAGGGAACGAAGAACAGCATGAAGGGGTCACGCCCGCTACTGCTGAAGTCCAGGCCAGCGCACCGGAACAGGCTCCTGAGATTGTCGGGGAGACGTCTCCTGCCGTCAACGTGAAGGACGCTGAACCGAAAACCGCTGCCCCTGTTGCTGGCTCCTCCCCTACGTCGAGTGATAAACCGTAA
- the tatA gene encoding Sec-independent protein translocase subunit TatA — translation MGGISIWQLVIIAVIVVLLFGTKKLGSIGSDLGASIKGFKKAMSDDDAKQDKASQDADFTAKSITDKPADAAKETAKKEDAKSHDKEQV, via the coding sequence ATGGGTGGTATCAGTATTTGGCAGTTGGTGATCATTGCCGTCATCGTTGTACTGTTGTTTGGCACCAAGAAGCTCGGCTCCATCGGTTCCGATCTTGGCGCATCCATCAAAGGCTTCAAAAAAGCCATGAGTGATGATGATGCTAAACAGGATAAAGCCAGTCAGGACGCTGACTTTACCGCGAAGTCTATTACTGACAAACCGGCAGACGCTGCTAAAGAAACGGCGAAAAAAGAAGACGCGAAAAGCCACGATAAAGAGCAGGTGTAA
- the ubiB gene encoding ubiquinone biosynthesis regulatory protein kinase UbiB, whose amino-acid sequence MTPGEVRRLYFIIRTFLSYGLDELIPKMRITLPLRLWRYCLFWMPNRHKDKLLGERLRLALQELGPVWIKFGQMLSTRRDLFPPHIADQLALLQDKVAPFDGKLAKAQIEEAMGGLPVEAWFDEFEIQPLASASIAQVHTARLKSNGKEVVIKVIRPDILPVIKADLRLIYRLARWVPRLLPDGRRLRPTEVVREYEKTLIDELNLLRESANAIQLRRNFEDSPMLYIPEVYSDYCSENMMVMERIYGIPVSDVMTLEKNGTNMKLLAERGVQVFFTQVFRDSFFHADMHPGNIFVSYEHPENPKYIGIDCGIVGSLNKEDKRYLAENFIAFFNRDYRKVAELHVDSGWVPPDTNVEEFEFAIRTVCEPIFEKPLAEISFGHVLLNLFNTARRFNMEVQPQLVLLQKTLLYVEGVGRQLYPQLDLWKTAKPFLESWIKDQVGIPALVRAFKEKAPFWVEKMPELPELVYDSLRQGKYLQHSVDKIARELQENHVRQGQSRYLLGIGATLLLSGTFLLINRPEWGYMPGWLMAGGLVAWIVGWRKTR is encoded by the coding sequence ATGACGCCAGGTGAAGTACGGCGCCTGTATTTCATCATTCGCACTTTTTTAAGTTACGGACTTGATGAACTCATCCCCAAAATGCGGATCACGCTGCCGCTGCGGTTATGGCGTTACTGCCTGTTCTGGATGCCAAACCGGCATAAAGACAAATTATTGGGAGAGCGACTGAGACTGGCTCTGCAGGAGTTAGGGCCGGTGTGGATCAAGTTTGGTCAAATGCTCTCAACTCGCCGCGATCTCTTCCCTCCGCATATCGCCGATCAACTGGCGTTGTTACAGGACAAAGTCGCCCCCTTCGATGGCAAGCTGGCGAAAGCGCAAATCGAAGAAGCGATGGGCGGACTGCCCGTTGAAGCCTGGTTTGATGAATTCGAGATTCAGCCGCTGGCGTCGGCGTCAATTGCTCAGGTGCATACGGCGAGACTGAAATCGAACGGCAAAGAGGTCGTCATCAAAGTCATACGTCCTGACATCCTGCCGGTTATCAAAGCGGATCTACGACTGATTTATCGTCTTGCCCGCTGGGTGCCGCGCTTGCTACCGGACGGTCGCCGTCTGCGCCCGACGGAAGTGGTGCGGGAATATGAAAAAACACTGATTGATGAGCTGAACCTGTTGCGCGAATCGGCCAACGCCATTCAGCTACGGCGGAACTTTGAAGACAGCCCCATGCTCTACATCCCGGAAGTTTATTCTGACTACTGCAGTGAGAATATGATGGTGATGGAACGCATCTATGGCATCCCGGTTTCCGATGTGATGACGCTGGAGAAAAACGGCACCAACATGAAGTTGCTGGCGGAGCGCGGCGTGCAGGTTTTCTTCACTCAGGTGTTTCGCGACAGCTTTTTCCACGCGGATATGCATCCCGGAAACATCTTTGTCAGTTATGAACACCCCGAAAACCCGAAATATATTGGCATTGATTGCGGCATTGTCGGCTCCTTAAACAAGGAAGATAAGCGTTACCTGGCGGAGAACTTTATCGCGTTCTTTAATCGTGATTACCGCAAGGTTGCGGAACTGCATGTTGATTCAGGCTGGGTTCCGCCGGATACCAACGTTGAAGAGTTTGAGTTTGCGATTCGTACCGTATGCGAGCCTATCTTCGAGAAACCGCTAGCAGAAATCTCGTTTGGTCACGTTTTGTTAAACCTTTTCAATACGGCGCGTCGATTTAACATGGAAGTGCAGCCTCAACTGGTATTGTTGCAGAAGACATTACTGTATGTTGAGGGCGTAGGACGTCAGCTGTATCCGCAGTTGGATCTCTGGAAAACGGCGAAGCCTTTTCTGGAATCATGGATTAAAGATCAGGTCGGTATTCCGGCGCTGGTCAGGGCATTTAAGGAAAAAGCGCCGTTCTGGGTCGAAAAAATGCCAGAACTCCCTGAACTGGTGTACGACAGTTTGCGCCAGGGCAAATATTTACAGCACAGTGTTGATAAGATTGCGCGCGAGCTTCAGGAGAATCATGTGCGTCAGGGCCAATCCCGTTACTTATTGGGAATTGGAGCCACGTTACTATTGAGTGGGACATTCCTGTTGATTAATCGTCCTGAATGGGGCTATATGCCCGGCTGGTTGATGGCAGGCGGTCTGGTCGCCTGGATTGTCGGCTGGCGCAAAACTCGCTGA
- the ubiJ gene encoding ubiquinone biosynthesis protein UbiJ, with the protein MPFKPLVTAGMESLLNSFLYRSPALKTARARLLGKVLRVELKGFSTSLILLFSERQVDVLGEWAGEADCTVITHASVLPKLRDRQQLAALIRSGELEVQGDIQVVQNFVALADLAEFDPAELLAPYTGDIAAEGISKALRGGAKFLRHGIQRQQRYVAEAITEEWRMAPGPLEVAWFAEETAAVERAVDALTRRLEKLEAK; encoded by the coding sequence ATGCCTTTTAAACCCTTAGTGACTGCAGGAATGGAAAGTTTGCTTAATTCATTCCTGTATCGTTCGCCGGCGTTGAAAACGGCGCGAGCGCGTCTGCTGGGAAAAGTGCTGCGTGTAGAGCTAAAAGGCTTTTCGACATCATTAATTCTGCTGTTCAGCGAACGCCAGGTTGACGTGCTGGGCGAGTGGGCTGGCGAGGCCGATTGTACGGTGATCACTCATGCCAGCGTATTGCCAAAATTACGTGACCGCCAGCAACTGGCTGCGCTGATTCGCAGTGGCGAACTGGAAGTGCAGGGTGATATTCAGGTTGTGCAAAATTTCGTTGCCCTTGCCGACCTGGCGGAATTCGATCCTGCTGAACTGCTGGCGCCTTATACCGGCGACATCGCGGCGGAAGGGATCAGCAAAGCCCTGCGCGGCGGGGCAAAATTTCTCCGTCACGGGATCCAACGTCAGCAACGTTATGTTGCCGAAGCCATTACGGAAGAGTGGCGAATGGCACCCGGACCGTTAGAGGTTGCCTGGTTCGCGGAAGAAACGGCAGCGGTGGAACGCGCTGTCGATGCGCTGACCCGGCGGCTGGAAAAACTGGAGGCTAAATGA
- the ubiE gene encoding bifunctional demethylmenaquinone methyltransferase/2-methoxy-6-polyprenyl-1,4-benzoquinol methylase UbiE, whose translation MVDNSQETTHFGFQTVAKEHKADMVAHVFHSVASKYDVMNDLMSFGIHRLWKRFTIDCSGVRRGQTVLDLAGGTGDLTAKFSRLVGETGKVILADINDSMLKMGREKLRNIGVIGNVEYVQANAEALPFPDNTFDCITISFGLRNVTDKDKALRSMFRVLKPGGRLLVLEFSKPIIEPLSKAYDAYSFHILPRIGSMVANDADSYRYLAESIRMHPDQDTLKAMMQDAGFESVDYYNLTAGVVALHRGYKF comes from the coding sequence ATGGTGGATAATTCACAAGAAACGACGCACTTTGGTTTTCAGACTGTCGCTAAAGAGCATAAAGCGGACATGGTGGCCCACGTTTTTCATTCTGTGGCATCAAAATATGATGTTATGAATGATTTGATGTCTTTTGGCATCCATCGTTTGTGGAAGCGCTTCACCATCGACTGTAGCGGCGTCCGCCGTGGTCAGACAGTACTGGATTTAGCCGGGGGAACCGGCGATCTGACGGCTAAATTCTCCCGTCTGGTCGGGGAGACCGGCAAGGTGATTCTGGCTGACATCAATGACTCAATGCTCAAAATGGGTCGTGAAAAGCTGCGCAATATCGGCGTGATTGGCAACGTAGAATATGTTCAGGCCAATGCGGAAGCGCTGCCGTTCCCGGACAATACGTTTGACTGCATCACTATTTCCTTCGGTTTGCGTAACGTCACGGACAAAGACAAAGCCCTGCGCTCGATGTTCCGTGTCCTGAAGCCAGGTGGTCGTCTGCTGGTGCTGGAATTCTCTAAACCGATTATCGAGCCACTGAGCAAAGCGTACGACGCCTACTCGTTCCATATCCTGCCGCGTATCGGTTCAATGGTCGCCAATGATGCCGATAGCTATCGTTATCTGGCGGAATCCATCCGTATGCATCCCGATCAGGACACCTTGAAAGCGATGATGCAGGACGCCGGGTTCGAAAGTGTCGACTATTACAACCTGACAGCGGGTGTGGTTGCGCTACATCGCGGCTATAAGTTCTGA
- the rmuC gene encoding DNA recombination protein RmuC → MDISIIIYAVIALVGIALGWLIASYQHAQQKAEQFAEREEMVAALSAAKQQLAQSEHWRDECELLNNELRSLRSINTSLEADLREVTTRMEATQQHAEDKIRQMINSEQRLSEQFENLANRIFEQSNRRVDEQNRQSLNGLLTPLREQLDGFRRQVQDSFGQEARERHTLAHEIRNLQQLNAQMAQEAVNLTRALKGDNKTQGNWGEVVLTRVLEASGLREGYEYETQVSIENDVRSRMQPDVIVRLPQGKDVVIDAKMTLVAYERYFNAEDDYTRESALQEHIASVRNHIRLLGRKDYQQLPGLRTLDYVLMFIPVEPAFLLALDRQPELITEALKNNIMLVSPTTLLVALRTIANLWRYEHQSRNAQQIADRASKLYDKMRLFVDDMSSIGQSLDKAQDNYRQAMKKLSSGRGNVLAQAEAFRGLGVEIKREINPELAEQATTQDEEYRLRSVPEEQEDASYSDDDGIKQQSN, encoded by the coding sequence TTGGATATCTCAATCATCATTTATGCGGTTATTGCGCTGGTGGGCATTGCGCTTGGCTGGCTGATAGCCAGCTATCAGCATGCACAACAGAAAGCCGAACAATTCGCTGAACGTGAAGAGATGGTTGCGGCATTAAGTGCTGCCAAACAACAGCTTGCCCAAAGTGAACACTGGCGTGATGAGTGCGAGTTGCTCAATAACGAATTACGTAGCCTGCGCAGCATTAACACCTCGCTGGAAGCGGATCTGCGTGAAGTGACCACGCGAATGGAAGCCACACAGCAGCATGCGGAAGATAAAATTCGCCAGATGATCAACAGCGAGCAGCGTCTGAGCGAACAGTTTGAAAACCTGGCAAACCGAATCTTTGAGCAAAGCAATCGCCGGGTTGATGAGCAAAACCGACAGAGCCTGAATGGTCTGCTGACGCCGCTGCGTGAACAACTGGACGGTTTCCGTCGCCAGGTTCAGGACAGCTTTGGTCAGGAAGCGCGAGAACGTCACACCCTGGCGCATGAAATTCGCAATCTCCAACAGCTTAATGCACAAATGGCCCAGGAAGCGGTCAACCTGACGCGTGCACTAAAAGGCGATAATAAAACGCAGGGGAACTGGGGCGAAGTCGTACTCACCCGTGTGCTGGAAGCATCCGGACTGCGTGAAGGTTATGAGTACGAAACGCAGGTCAGTATCGAGAATGACGTTCGTTCCCGCATGCAGCCCGACGTAATTGTACGTTTACCGCAGGGAAAAGATGTGGTGATCGACGCCAAAATGACGCTGGTGGCCTATGAGCGCTATTTTAATGCGGAAGACGATTACACCCGCGAAAGTGCGCTTCAGGAACACATTGCTTCGGTGCGTAACCATATTCGCCTGTTGGGACGTAAGGACTACCAGCAGCTTCCGGGGCTGCGCACGCTGGATTACGTGCTGATGTTTATTCCGGTGGAGCCCGCGTTTCTGTTAGCGCTCGACCGACAGCCCGAACTGATTACTGAAGCGCTTAAAAATAATATTATGCTGGTCAGTCCCACGACATTACTGGTGGCGTTGCGAACCATTGCGAATCTTTGGCGTTACGAACATCAAAGCCGTAATGCGCAACAGATTGCGGACCGTGCGAGTAAGCTCTATGACAAGATGCGGCTGTTTGTCGACGATATGTCCTCCATCGGACAGAGTCTGGACAAAGCGCAGGATAACTATCGTCAGGCGATGAAAAAGCTGTCGTCGGGGCGCGGCAACGTGCTGGCACAGGCCGAAGCGTTTCGCGGCTTAGGGGTAGAAATTAAGCGCGAGATTAACCCTGAACTGGCGGAACAGGCCACAACGCAGGATGAAGAGTATCGGTTGCGATCGGTACCTGAAGAGCAGGAAGATGCATCTTATTCCGACGATGACGGGATAAAGCAGCAATCGAATTAG
- the udp gene encoding uridine phosphorylase — protein sequence MSRSDVFHLGLTKNDLQGATLAIVPGDPERVEKIAALMEKPVKLASHREFTTWRAELDGKAVIVCSTGIGGPSTSIAVEELAQLGIRTFLRIGTTGAIQPHINVGDVLVTTASVRLDGASLHFAPMEYPAVADFECTTALVEAAKSIGATTHVGVTASSDTFYPGQERYDTFSGRVVRRFKGSMEEWQSMGVMNYEMESATLLTMCASQGLRAGMVAGVIVNRTQQEIPNAETMKQTESHAVKIVVEAARRLI from the coding sequence ATGTCCAGGTCTGACGTTTTTCATCTCGGCCTCACCAAGAACGATTTACAAGGGGCTACGCTGGCTATCGTCCCTGGCGATCCGGAACGTGTAGAAAAGATCGCCGCGCTGATGGAGAAGCCGGTTAAACTGGCATCTCACCGTGAATTCACTACCTGGCGCGCAGAGCTGGACGGTAAAGCCGTCATCGTCTGCTCGACCGGTATCGGCGGCCCATCAACTTCTATAGCGGTGGAAGAATTGGCTCAGTTGGGCATTCGTACTTTCCTGCGTATTGGCACCACGGGGGCCATTCAGCCGCATATCAATGTCGGCGATGTTCTGGTCACCACGGCGTCCGTTCGTCTGGATGGTGCGAGCCTGCACTTTGCGCCGATGGAGTATCCGGCAGTCGCTGACTTTGAATGCACCACCGCGCTGGTTGAAGCGGCAAAATCCATCGGTGCTACAACTCACGTGGGCGTAACTGCATCTTCTGACACCTTCTACCCAGGCCAGGAACGTTACGACACTTTCTCCGGTCGCGTAGTACGTCGTTTCAAAGGCTCCATGGAAGAGTGGCAGTCAATGGGCGTGATGAACTACGAAATGGAGTCCGCCACGCTGCTGACCATGTGTGCAAGCCAGGGCCTGCGCGCCGGGATGGTTGCGGGGGTAATCGTCAACCGCACCCAGCAAGAGATCCCGAATGCGGAGACGATGAAACAAACCGAAAGCCATGCGGTGAAAATCGTGGTGGAAGCGGCACGTCGTCTCATCTAA
- a CDS encoding dienelactone hydrolase family protein produces MTSTPQTGFAPAASPIASTSVHTPDDAIVAGFTSIPSQGDEMPAFHARPKKSDGPLPVVIVVQEIFGVHEHIRDICRRLALDGYLAIAPELYFREGDPNDFADIPTLLSGLVAKVPDSQVLADLDHVASWASRNGGDVHRLMITGFCWGGRITWLYAAHNPQLKAAVAWYGKLVGDKSLNSPKHPVDVATDLNAPVLGLYGGQDNSISQESVETMRQALRAANANTEIVVYPDAGHAFNADYRSSYHEESAKDGWQRMLAWFAQYGSKK; encoded by the coding sequence ATGACATCAACACCACAAACCGGTTTTGCACCTGCAGCATCCCCTATTGCCTCTACCTCAGTGCATACCCCGGACGACGCCATCGTCGCGGGTTTTACGTCAATCCCTTCTCAGGGGGACGAGATGCCGGCGTTTCACGCCCGGCCGAAAAAGAGCGATGGCCCACTGCCTGTGGTCATTGTAGTGCAGGAAATCTTTGGCGTGCATGAACATATCCGCGACATCTGCCGTCGTCTGGCGCTGGACGGCTATTTGGCTATCGCGCCAGAACTCTACTTCCGCGAAGGCGATCCCAATGATTTCGCCGATATTCCCACGCTATTGAGCGGTCTGGTGGCGAAAGTGCCGGATTCTCAGGTTCTGGCCGATCTGGATCACGTCGCCAGTTGGGCGTCCCGCAACGGTGGCGATGTTCATCGTCTGATGATCACTGGCTTTTGTTGGGGCGGACGTATTACGTGGCTGTACGCGGCGCATAACCCGCAACTGAAAGCCGCTGTAGCCTGGTATGGGAAGTTGGTTGGCGATAAGTCGTTGAATTCGCCGAAACATCCTGTCGATGTGGCGACCGATCTGAACGCCCCGGTGCTGGGTCTGTACGGCGGTCAGGATAACAGTATTTCACAGGAGAGCGTGGAGACCATGCGCCAGGCCTTACGCGCCGCTAACGCCAATACGGAGATTGTTGTCTATCCTGATGCCGGTCATGCCTTCAATGCCGACTACCGCTCGAGCTATCACGAAGAATCTGCCAAAGACGGCTGGCAAAGAATGCTGGCGTGGTTTGCACAGTACGGAAGTAAGAAATAA